In Vibrio pomeroyi, the genomic window CCTACTTCATGACACAGCACCAAAGCATCAGCTTGCGCGCCATGCAACAAACCCAAACTCACACCTGCAAAAGAAGGGTTAAACAATGAACCCTGCCCCTCAATAATGTCCCATTCATGGTCAGTAAAGTCTGGGCTGATCGCTTCAACCGCGCCAGAAATGAAATCCGCCACCACAGCATCAATTGAAATACCGCTGCCTTCAATCAAGATACCTGTCTGCCCTGTCGCTTTAAACTGAGCAGATGTTCCTGCTTCTTTAAGCGATTTTTCAATCGCCAATGCAGAAAACATTTTGCCTACCGAGCAGTCGGTTCCGACCGTAAGAAGGCGCTTACCTTGACGAGGCTTACCATTACCAACCTGAAGAACACCATCAAAATGGCGTACATCATGAAGCTTAGTCAATCTTCGCTGCTGCATGTCAGCAAGCGGTGAAAATTCGCTCAAGCGTTGGTGCATACCCGATGCAATCTCAAATCCCATTTCTGCAGCGGCTAATATTGTTGGTTGCCATGATTCAGGAATAACACCGCCTGGGTTTGCTGTGCCAATCACGAGCGTCTTTGCACCCTGTGCTTGTGCCTCTTGTAAGGTCATATCCACTAAGCCAAGAGATACTGTCTCTTCTGTTAAACGTAATTGACCAAGGCAGATTTCTGGTCGCCACTGATGAATACCACGAGCGGTTTTTGCAGCCAATGGATCAGTAACATCCCCAAGAAAAAGAAGGTAAGGTTGAGCGATAGACATGAGCATTCCTAATTAATAAGTCCTTGTATGGATTTACTTTAATTAAGAAGTTGAGCTCTGCCGAATGCCTATTTATCGCGTGCCTATAACATGATGTTATGGGTAGCTGATGTTATGGATAGAAATCGGAGACAGAAAACTTATCAGCTAACAGCTCTTAGCTAGCAGCATGAGTGCTGCAGTACTGAAATGAACTGTTTAGCTGCAATCGACTGTGGCGTGTGTTCAGCGCATAGAGTCGATACCGAGAATGGAATAGCGGGCTGCAGTGGCAATACGCAAACTGAATCGTCATTCTGGTATTGCTCTGCCGTCCACGGATCGACAATCGCAAAGCCGGCTTGATGCTTGACCAGTTC contains:
- the dgcN gene encoding N-acetyltransferase DgcN yields the protein MSIAQPYLLFLGDVTDPLAAKTARGIHQWRPEICLGQLRLTEETVSLGLVDMTLQEAQAQGAKTLVIGTANPGGVIPESWQPTILAAAEMGFEIASGMHQRLSEFSPLADMQQRRLTKLHDVRHFDGVLQVGNGKPRQGKRLLTVGTDCSVGKMFSALAIEKSLKEAGTSAQFKATGQTGILIEGSGISIDAVVADFISGAVEAISPDFTDHEWDIIEGQGSLFNPSFAGVSLGLLHGAQADALVLCHEVGRPHVRNLPHAKLPTIEQTIDANLQAARLTNPDVKLVGICLNTSAVSVEEAETLCQKWTTLYQVPVTDPVRFGVQHITDHLRHSL